DNA sequence from the Agromyces aureus genome:
GACCAGCTCGTCGAGTACGGCAACGGGCAGGGCTTCACCGTCAACAAGTGATCGGATGCGGCGGGGTCGGCCGGCAGTCGTCGGCCGGCCCCGCCGCGCACCCGCACCGCACCATCAGCACCGCCAGCACCGCCAGCATGACCTCTCCACCGTCACCGGCCCCGCCGGTCAGATCCCGAACGGACACGCCGTGACCGCCCAGCACCCGCAGAGCCGCTTCGCCATCGGCGAGACCGACTTCGAGCTCGACGGAGCCCCGTTCCGCGTGCTCTCGGGCGCACTGCACTACTTCCGCGTGCACCCCGACCTGTGGGCCGACCGCATCCGCAAGGCGCGGCTCATGGGCCTGAACACGATCGAGACCTACGTCGCGTGGAACCGGCACGCCCCGCACGAGGGGGAGTGGAAGTCGTCGGGCGGGCTCGACCTCGGCCGGTTCCTCGACCTCGTCGCCGCCGAGGGCATGCACGCGATCGTGCGCCCGGGCCCGTACATCTGCGCCGAGTGGGACAACGGCGGCCTGCCCGCCTGGCTGTTCCGCGACCGCGAGGTCGGCATCCGCCGTTCGGAGCCGCGCTATCTCGCCGCGGTGACCGAGTACCTGCGCAACGTCTACGACATCGTCGCGCCGCGCCAGATCGACACGGGCGGCTCGGTGATCCTCGTGCAGATCGAGAACGAGTACGGCGCCTACGGCTCCGACCAGCGCTACCTCGAGCATCTCGTCGAGGTCACCCGCGATGCCGGCGTCACGGTGCCGCTCACGACCATCGACCAGCCGACCCCGCAGATGCTCGCCGACGGCAGCCTGCCCGGCCTGCACCTCACGGGCTCGTTCGGCTCCCGCACGCTCGAGCGCCTCGAGACCCTGCGCGAGTTCCAGCCGACCGGTCCGCTGGTCTGCATGGAGTTCTGGTGCGGCTGGTTCGACGACTGGGGCTCGCACCACCACACGACGGATGCCGCGGCATCCGCCCACGAACTGGATCTGCTGCTCGCGGCCGGCGGCTCGGTGAACATCTACATGTTCCACGGCGGCACGAACTTCGGGCTCACGAACGGCGCCAACGACAAGGGCCGCTACGCGCCGATCACGACGAGCTACGACTACGACGCTCCGCTCGACGAGGCGGGGCACCCGACCGAGAAGTTCTGGGCGTTCCGCGAGGTCATCTCGCGCTATGCGCCGGTGCCGGACGAGGTTCCGGATGCCGCGGGCCCGGCGCCCGAGCTCGAGGCCCCGCTCGCCGTGGGGCCGTCGCTGCTCGGGCTCGCCGCGTCGGGCGCACTCGGCGACGAGGCGCCGCACGAGCACGTGCCGACGTTCGACGAGCTCGGGCACTACCGCGGCCTCGCGCTGTTCACGACGACGCTCGGCGCCGGCGACGACCTCGGTGCGATCGACGCATGGTTCGACGGCGCACTCGACGGCGGGGCCGCCGCGCCCGGCGTGCTGGCCGTCGGCGAGGAGGTGCGCGA
Encoded proteins:
- a CDS encoding glycoside hydrolase family 35 protein; protein product: MTAQHPQSRFAIGETDFELDGAPFRVLSGALHYFRVHPDLWADRIRKARLMGLNTIETYVAWNRHAPHEGEWKSSGGLDLGRFLDLVAAEGMHAIVRPGPYICAEWDNGGLPAWLFRDREVGIRRSEPRYLAAVTEYLRNVYDIVAPRQIDTGGSVILVQIENEYGAYGSDQRYLEHLVEVTRDAGVTVPLTTIDQPTPQMLADGSLPGLHLTGSFGSRTLERLETLREFQPTGPLVCMEFWCGWFDDWGSHHHTTDAAASAHELDLLLAAGGSVNIYMFHGGTNFGLTNGANDKGRYAPITTSYDYDAPLDEAGHPTEKFWAFREVISRYAPVPDEVPDAAGPAPELEAPLAVGPSLLGLAASGALGDEAPHEHVPTFDELGHYRGLALFTTTLGAGDDLGAIDAWFDGALDGGAAAPGVLAVGEEVRDRAWVLLDGVPVGVMSRDAHERSIVLPRTRGELAILVEDQGRVDYGTRLGEHKGLIGGVALDGVELTGWRVRPIDLDRAPVAAAAPGDGRGAVAGPAFAHAAFDLAAPADLFLDTLHWGKGLVWVNGFLLGRYWRRGPQRTLIVPAPVTRAGANEVVVLEFEGFADAVVRTLAAPELGHTEI